Sequence from the Qipengyuania gaetbuli genome:
CATCGTCAGCTACGTGCGACGACACCACAATTTGCTGATCGGTGACGCGACGGCCGAACGCATCAAGAAGGACTACGGCATCGCCCGCGCTCCGGAAGACGGCATCGGCGAACAGATCACCATCAAGGGCCGCGACCTCGTCAACGGCGTGCCGAAGGAAATCACGATCAACCAGGGCCACATCGCCGAAGCCCTGAGCGAACCGATCGGTGCCATCGTCGAAGGCGTGCGCATCGCGCTGGAAAACACCGCTCCCGAACTGGCTGCCGACATCGTCGACCAGGGCATCGTGCTGACCGGCGGCGGCGCGCTGATCCAGGGCCTCGACGAATATCTTCGCGACGAAACCGGCCTGCCGGTGACCATCGCCGAAGATCCGCTCTCCTGCGTCGCAATCGGCACGGGCCGCGCCATGGAAGACCCGATCTACCGCGGCGTGCTGATGACCGCTTGAGGAAGGCTTAGGATATGGCGCCGGGCGGGACACGGCGCTCGGGCTATTCGCGGCGGGCGCAATACAATCTTTTTACCGGCTACATCATCGCCGGGGTCGGCGCGCTTATCGGTGCGGTGCTGCTTGCGCTGTCGTTCTTCCAGCCCACCTTCTTCGGCGGTCCGCGCAGTGCTGCACAGGATGCAGCCACACCGGCGACGGAAACCGTTGCTACGGTCCGCACCGGCAGCAAGTCGCTGTGGGATTCGATCCGCGGCTATTACCGTGCAGGCTCCAAGAACGCCGAACTCAAGCGCGAGATGGAGCTTGCCCGCATCCGGCTGAAGGAAGCCGAGGCAGTCCGGCAGGAAAACGTGCGCCTCAAAGGCCTGCTCGACCTTCAGGACCAGGAGCGCAAGCCCGTTGCCGTGGCGCGCCTTATCGGATCGACATCGGCCAGCACTCGCCGCTTCGCCTATCTCGGCGCTGGCGAGCGTGACGGCGTACGCGTCGGCATGCCCGTCCGGTCCCCGCGCGGGGTGGTCGGGCGCATCCTCGAAACCGGGCGCGATTCCTCGCGCGTCCTGCTGCTGACCGACAGCGAAAGCGTGCTGCCCGTGCGCCGTGCAGGCGATGAAGTGGTCGCCTTTGCCGAAGGGCGCGGCGACAGCCTGCTGCGGATCAAGCTCATCAACCTCGGCATCAATCCCCTGAAGCCGGGCGACATGTTCGTGACCTCCGGCGCAGGCGGTTACTATCCGCCCGGCATCGCCGTGGCGATCGTTACCGAGCTGACCGATGATGGCGGCCTTGCCCGCATCGTATCGGACCCTGCGGCGACCGACTTCGTCGCGATCGAACCGATCTTCGAGCCCGAGGGCGCAAAGGGAGCGACCACTCCCATCGAAGAGGAGCTCGGCGACTGATGGAGCGGATGGAACCGCGCGCCCGCAGCGACGCCTACGGCAGCCGCATAAACCGTTCGCATTCGCCGCTGGTCGCCAACATCGTGCCATGGCTGTCGATCCTGCTGGGATCGCTGCTGCCAATATTCCCGATTGCCGCAGCATTGCCGATGGTCCCGCCCCTCGGCTTCCTCATGCTGCTGGGTTGGCGACTGGTTAGGCCGGGACTCCTGCCTGTCTGGGCAGGTTTTCCGCTCGGCCTGTTCGACGACCTGTTCAGCGGCCAGCCCTTCGGATTCGCGATCCTGTTCTGGTCCGCGACGCTGCTCGCGATCGAATTCGTCGAGATGCGACTGCCGTGGCGCGCGTTCTGGCAGGACTGGTTCACGGCAGGTATACTGGTCGCCGCTTATATCCTTGGCGCGTGGATGCTTTCGGGCGCCACGCCGACCCTGCCGTCCTTCGTTGCCCTGGTGCCGCAGCTCGTGTTCTCGATCCTCGTCTTCCCGATCATCGCCCGCTTCATCGCCCGGCTCGACCGCCTGCGGCTGCGGCGCTGGAAGCGCGTCTGATGGGCCTGTTTTCGAAACGACGCGGGATTTCAGGACGTCCGAAAGACCTCGTCAGCCAGACCACGCTCGACAATGCTTTCGACCGGCGCACCTTTGTCGTAGCTGCCGGCATGGGCGGGCTCGGTACGATCCTTGCCGGGCGCATGGCCTATATCGCCATTGCCGAGAACGAGCGCTGGGTGCTGGAATCGGAAAGCAACCGGGTCAACTTGTCGCTCATTCCGCCGCGGCGCGGCTGGATCCTCGACCGCAATGGCGCGCCGCTGGCATCCAACCGTGCCGACTTCCGCGTCGACGTCATCCCCGACCGGATGAAGGACACGCAGGAGACCATCGATGCGCTGGCCGACATCCTCAACCTTGAAGCGACCACCGTTGCCGACATCACCAAGCGGATCGACGATGCACGCGGCTTCCAGCCCGTGGAGGTCGCAACCGGCCTCGATTACGACCAGTTCGCTGCAATCAGCGTACGCCTGCCGGACTTGCCCGGCGTGGTCCCGCAGCGCGGCTTCTCTCGCTTCTACCCCACCGGCCCCAGCGTCGGGCACCTGATCGGTTATGTCGGCCCCGCCTCGGCCGAGGAATACGAGGAAAATCCCGACCCCATCCTGATCACGCCCGGCTACAAGATCGGCAAGGACGGGCTGGAAAAGCAGTTCGAACAGGAACTGCGCGGCAAGCCCGGGGCTCGCCGCGTCGAAGTCACCGCATCGGGCCGCATCGTGCGCGATCTCGAGACGCGCGAGGACGTACAGGGCGATCCCATCCGCCTGACGATCGACGGCCCGCTGCAGGACTATGCCGCGCGCCGGATCGGGCTCGAAAGCGGCTCCGTCGTGGTGATGGATTGCGAGACGGGCGACCTGCTGTGCATGGCCTCCATGCCCAGCTTCGATCCGAACAGCTTTTCCGCCGGCATCGGCCGCGTCGAATATTCGATGCTGCGCGATGATGAACGCGTGCCACTACGCAACAAGGTCCTCAAGGGCCTCTATCCGCCCGGATCGACAGTCAAGCCGATGGTCTCGATGGCGTTCCTCAAGGAAGGCCTCGACCCGGACGAGACCGTGTTCTGCGGCGGCGGCCTCAGGGTCGGCAATCGCGTGTTCCGCTGCTGGAAGCGTGGCGGCCACGGCACGGTCAACATGGCCAAGGGCATCTACCAGTCCTGCGACGTATATTATTACCACTTCGCCCAGCGCATCGGCATGGACCCGATCGCCGCAATGGCGAAGCGCTGCGGCATGGGGCAGGAATTCGAGCTGCCCGTGACCAGCCAGTTCTACGGCACCGTGCCGGACCCCGCGTGGAAAATGAAGAAATACGGGCGCGAATGGGCAGCCTTCGATACCGTCAACGCCACCATCGGCCAGGGATACATGCTGTCGAACCCGCTACAGCTGGCGGTGATGAGCGCACGCATTGCTACCGGTCGCCATGTCGAACCGAGGCTCGTCTCGACCACGCCGGTCAAGGGCTTCGAGCAGGTCGATTTTCCCGAAGAGCACGTGAAATACGTGCGCCAGGCGATGAGTGACGTGGTCAACGGCCCCGGCACTGCGGGGCGCGGTCGCCTGCCCTTCGACGATATCCTGATGGCCGGCAAGACGGGTACTGCACAGGTCGTCGGCCTCAACCTTTCGGACGGCAAGAGCGGTCCCTGGAAGTACCGCGACCACGGCCTGTTCATTTTCTTCGCTCCCTTCGACAAGCCGAAATACGCCGGCGCTGTCGTGATTGAGCACGGCGGCGGTTCGGGTGCCGCCTACCCGATCGCGCGCGACGTGATGACCTTCCTATTCGATCCGGCGAAGGGCATGGACGCCCTTCGCGCGCTGGAAAGCCAGTGGGGCGGCACGGCGCAGCAGCGCCTCGATGCGAAATACCGCGCTTATGCCATGGCCGCAGGAGAGGCGGTCCAGCCCGTACCCGCCCGCGACGAGGAAATCTTCGACCAGGTCGAGGCCGAGGCCCGCGTTGCCGCACGCCAGCCCGAAACGATCGCCAACGAATCCGTCCAGCCCCGCGTGGACACCTCCGAGAGCGAACGGAGCCCGCCGCCCAGCGCGGTGCCCAGCCCCGCCCCCAGTCCGTCCCCTTCACCGGCAGCAGCAGCGCCTTCCGGTCCGGCACAATGACGAGTATCGTCCCCGCCCCAGTCGCGCGTCAGCCGTGGATGATGCTGTTCCCGCTCATCGGGCTCATTGCATTCGGCGCGCTGGTGTTGACCTCTGCGGCCGCAGGCGACTTCTCGCGCTACGCGGAATCGCACCTGATCCGCTTTGCCATCTTCCTGACCATGGCAATCGTGATCTCGCGGTTCTCCAAGGACCTTGTCACTTTCTTCGCCTACCCCGGCTACATCGCCATCCTACTGCTGCTCATGGCGGTGGAGATCATGGGTACCCTCGGCGGGGGGAGCCAGCGGTGGCTCGAAGTCGGGCCGATCCGTATCCAGCCATCGGAACTGATGAAGCCGGCTGTCGTCGTGGCGCTAGCCCGTTTCTATGATACCCTCCCGGTGGGCATGGTGCCGACGTGGCGCGCGTTGATACCGGCAGGCGCGCTTATCATGTTCCCCATGGCCTTCGTGCTCCTGCAACCGGACCTGGGTACCTCGCTTGCGATCGGCTTTGGCGGCGGCCTCGTGATGTTCTTCGCCGGGCTGCCGCTGCGGTGGTTCCTGATGGCGGGCGCTGCGGGCCTGGCAGCCATACCGTTTGCGTTCTTCTTCGCGCTTCAACCATACCAGCAGGATCGCGTGACGACTTTCCTCGATCCTGAAAGCGACCCGCTGGGCGAAGGTTATCAGATCACCCAGTCCAAGATCGCCATCGGTTCGGGTGGCCTGACCGGCAAGGGTTTCAACGAAGGTTCGCAGAGCCACCTCAATTACCTGCCCGAACCGCACACCGATTTCGTCTTCGCCACTATGGCAGAGGAATGGGGCCTCATGGGCGGCCTCTTCGTCATCGGCTGCTTTGCACTGATTCTCGGCTGGGGTTTCAAGGTGGCCAGGGACAGCACCGACAGGATGGGCAAATTGCTCGCCGCGGGCATGACCGCCACGATCTTCTTCTTCGTCGCCATCAATCTCATGATGGTGATGGGCTTTGCGCCGGTGGTCGGGATTCCGCTGCCATTCGTGAGCCATGGCGGCAGTTCCATGATGACCAACATGATGTGCATCGGCGTGCTGATGATGATCAATCGCTGGAACCGGAACGCTCCGCGTCGCGGCCTTTTGACATGAGTGCGTTTTAGCCCTTTCAATCCGCGAAGCACCCGCTATATGAGCGCCTCCCCCGAGTCGGGGGCCACCCGCACCACCGGGTCGGAACGCGGCAAGATCGCGAGAGTGGACGCATAGCTCAGTTGGTAGAGCAGCTGACTCTTAATCAGCGGGTCCTAGGTTCGAGCCCTAGTGCGTCCACCATTTCCCCATAATTTGAACGCGTTACCCTTTCTGGGGACATCTTGTCATGCCTTGATGTGACATCGCGCTTGGCTATCACATTTTGATGTGATACCTCGCCGCCTATGAACACGATCGAAAAAGTTCGCACGCTCATCTCGCAAGGCCTCATGACCCGCGCCGGGCTTGCCCGCGCTGCCGGGCTCCACGCCAATACCCTGCGCGACTGCGCGGAGGAGAGCTGGAACCCCACCGCCGACACGCTCGGCAAGCTAGAGGCTTTCCTTGAGGCGAATGACGAGACGCCGGTGATCGTCGGCGCCGAAGAGATCATCGACGAGGCGCGCAACGGCCGCATGTTCATCCTGGTCGACGATGAGGATCGCGAAAACGAAGGCGACCTCATTATCCCTGCCCAGATGGCCACCCCGAATGCCATCAACTTCATGGCCACCCACGGCCGGGGCCTGATCTGCCTCGCACTCGACCGCAAGCGGGTCGATGCGCTTGGCCTCCAGCCAATGAGCCGCGACAACCGCGAGAGCATGCAGACGGCCTTCACCACCTCCATCGAGGCAAAGGAAGGCGTCACCACCGGCATCAGCGCCGCCGACCGATCGCGCACAGTCTCGGTCGCCATCGACAGCACCAAGGGCCCCGACGACATCGTCACGCCGGGCCATGTCTTCCCCCTCGCCGCGCGCGACGGCGGCGTGCTGGTGCGCGCCGGCCATACCGAGGCAGCAGTCGATATCTCGCGCCTTGCCGGCCTCAATCCTTCGGGCGTTATCTGCGAGATCATGAACGAGGACGGGACCATGTCGCGTCTCGACGACCTCGTGGTTTTCGCGCGCAAGCACGACATGAAGATCGGCACCATCCGCGACCTGATCGAATACCGCATGCGGCACGACCACCTGGTGGAGCGGATTACCGAAGACAGCTTCGAATCCGACTACGGCGGCACGTGGCGGATGATGACCTATCGCAACAAGGTCGACGGCAGCGAAAGCTACGTCCTGCAGAAAGGCGAAGTGAAGGAAGGCGAACCCACCCTCACCCGTGTCCACCCGATCTCCATCTTCGACGATGTGCTGGGCAAGCCCGGCCCGCGCAAACGCACGCTCCAGCGCGCGATGCAGGCAGTGGGCGAACACGGTTCGGGCGTAATCGTCATCATCACCGGGCGCCCTGCCACCGGCTATGGCGAGAGCGAGGCCCAGCGTAATGTCGGTATCGGGTCGCAGATCCTTGCCGACCTGGGTGTCGAGGACATGATCCTGCTCAGCAATTCACAGCCCAATGTCGTCGCGATCGAAGGCTACGGCCTCAATATCGTCGATCACCTTCCCATTCCGGAGTAACCACCATGGCAAACTTCCTCATCGTCGAAGCGCGCTTCTACGACCACCTTAACGACATGTTGGTTGCCGGAGCCCGCGCCGCACTGGAAGCCGAAGGCCATAGCGTCGATGTCCTGACCGTACCCGGCGCACTTGAAGTACCCGGTGCGATTGCCATGGCTGACGAAAGCGGTCGCTACGACGGCTTCGTTGCCATCGGCGTCGTCATTCGCGGCGAAACCTATCACTTCGAGATCGTCGCCGGCGAAAGCGCGCGCGGCATCATGGCGCTGACCATGGACGGCATCGCTATCGGCAATGGAATTCTGACTGTCGAGAACGAGGAACAGGCCATCGTCCGCGCCGATCCCAAGCAGAAGGACAAGGGCGGCGAAGCGGCCAAGGCTGCGCTCGCCCTGCTCGACCTCCAGTCCCGTTTCGGGGCCTAGTCCGCTCCGTCGAGGAAGCCACCTAGACCCAGGGGCGCGAAAGGCCCCAGGATCAGCTGTTCGAAGACACCGATCCCTTCACGCCCGTCATTGCCGGTCACGCGCACCGGTATCTGGACATGGAGGTTTTCCGGCGAAAGCGGATCGAGGGCAGCAAGGTCGATGTCCTCTCGCTCCACGCGCAGCGGCCCGTGGTGCATGCCGTGTCCCCATACCGGATGGGTGTAGCCGAGGCCGCGCATCTGGAACCGGCCGAGCGGTTCGAAACTCACCTGTTCCGGCGCACCCTTCAGCGCGAGCGACAGGGTCCCGCCTGATGGCCACCGCGTGCCCGCCGTAAGGCGCGTGCGCATGCTGCCGTGCCCTTCCGCAATGTCCTGTGCATCGGCCCCGTCGGGCGCCCAGGCAGCGCGCGTGTTCCAGGCGTCGCCCATCTCGTCGTTGTTGACGTGGAAGAACAGGCTGCCGTCACCGAAATTGATCGGCGTCCATTGCCAGAAGAAACCTGACAGGTCGTGCCCGGGGATAGACTGCGGGTCACGCTGGCCAACCGGACGGATGCCCCAGCTGCGGTCGCGCGTTCCGGCAGTACCCTCGGCAATGGCGTGATTTTCTCCATCGAGAGATATCCAGCCCCGGCAATGGCCGTTCTGGGTCATCCGCGTGTAGTCCATGAAGGCACGCGGGCCGAGGCGGCGGATGAAGCGCGGCTCCTCGATCGGGAAGGCGCGGCCGGTGAAGGTGAATTCCGCGGAAATGCCGTCGGTTTCCTCGACCGTGACCTTCAGCGCATGGAGTGGCTCGATCACCTCGATCGAAATCGGGCCGCAGCGCAGCGCCATCCGCTCCATCTTCATTTCTGCACTGGCATGGATGCAGTGCTGCACGTCGCCGCGGATAAAGCTGAAATGGGCATCCACGATATCGAGGTGAGGATAGATTCCGAAGGCGCAGGCGAAGAAGCCGCTGCCGTCGGGGGCATAGCCGTTGAAGAAATAGCGGTCGTAGAAATTCCGGTCCGTGCCGGAATAGGCGATCGGCTCCGGTGTCTGGTGGACCGGATATTCGTCTCCGCGTGAAAGGACCATCAGTGTGCCTCCTTCATGGCGCCGATACTGTCATGCTTCAGGGCCAGCGCACAGGCCCCGCGGGCCATCGACAGGAAATTTGCATCCCCGCGATCCGTCCGCTCGACGAAAGCGGCGCTGAAAACGGCGGTAGATAGGCCGTGCAGGATGCCCCTTCGGTAATCAGCGTAAATGCCTCCGCGGGTGAGCGGAACCCCGCGTCCGTCCATTTCCGCCAGATAGAGATCGAGCAATTCGTCTTCATGCGTCAGGCCGAGCTCGCCGATCCCGCAGCCGAGGAAATAGCCGATGTCCGTCATGGCCATGCCGGGCGCCACGGTCTGCCAGTCAAGGATGGCGACAGGTTCCGCCCCGCCCCGAATGTCGAACAGCATGTTGTCGAGGCGGAAGTCACCGTGGATCAGGCACTGGTGCCGATGCTGCTGGTGTATTTGCGAGCCGTAAACTTGGGCAAATTCCTCGCAGACGGTCATAAACTCCGGCTCGAGGCGATCCTTGTACCGCTCACGAAAGATGGCCTGCGCATGCGGGTACATCAGCGCCACGCGCTCGGCGACGGCGGGAGAAGGGACAATCCATTCGGCCTCGATTATCGAAGCCTTGCCCCAGCTGGGCGCGTGGATTGCTGTTGCCTGGCGGATTGCGGCTCGTGCGTCCTCCAGCGTGCAGCCAGAAATCTGGTCGCCCTGCCGTGCAGGACCAAGATCCTCGAAAATCAGGCAGAACCGGTGGCCTTCCTCGCAGGTGGCCGCAAAGTGGACTTGCGGCACGCGGACATCGAGCTTGGGTGCGACATCGCGATAAAACAGCACTTCCTTTCGATAGAGCCCGAACATCGCGGCGGTTTCACGGCTGGTGGCATCGGCTGCGGGGAACTTGCCCGCCAGTGTCGCAGGGGTCGACGCACCAACCTCGGGCCCGTCCAGCGTGAAGCGAACGCTGTCGCCCACCTGTCCCGTGCCGATGGATTTCCACGATACACCGCTCACTTCCGAACCGAGCATCGCGGACAGCCACTCTGCCGTCACCTCATCCGGATGGACCGGGAATTCTCCCATGCAGTTCCTTCCTCTCCCCTAGGTAGAGAAAGCTAGCCACCGGAAAAGAACATGGCAATCGCAGCGCATTATCGGCTGCGGACAGAATGAGCCGCACCGACCGCCAAGACGAAATCGCCGACGTTATCGCGCGGCTGGAAGATTGCCTGGTGCGGCTCGACGCGCTCGGTTGCCAGCAGGCAGCGCGTCGCGTCGATCACGCGATAGAGGATTTGCGCAGCGCCAGCGCGGCGCGCCGATCCGGTCAGCCGAAGCAGCCGCGCCCTGCATAGACTGCGCTGTCGCCCAGTTCTTCCTCGATACGGATGAGCTGGTTGTACTTGGCAAGCCGGTCCGAACGCGCGAGCGAGCCGGTCTTGATCTGCCCGCAATTGGTCGCAACGGCGAGGTCTGCGATGGTCGCGTCTTCGGTCTCGCCCGAACGGTGCGACATGACCGCGGTGTAGCCGGCGCGGTTCGCAATGCTCACGGCGTCGAGCGTTTCGGTCAGCGTGCCGATCTGGTTGACCTTCACCAGCAGCGAATTGGCGAGGCCCTGCTCGATCCCGTCGACAAGGCGGCGGGGGTTGGTGACGAAGAGATCGTCGCCGACCAGCTGGACCTTGTCGCCGATCAGGTCGGTCAGCGCCTTCCAGCCTGCGAAATCGTCTTCGCCCATGCCATCTTCGATCGAACGGATCGGGTAGTCGGCGCACAGCTTGGCGAGATACGCGGCCATTTCCTCGCCCGAAAGCGACAGGTTCTCGCCCGAAATCAGGTACCTGCCGTCCTTGAAGAATTCGGTCGAAGCGCAGTCCAGCGCCAGCACGACATCGTCACCGGGCGTGAAGCCTGCCTGCTCGATCGAACCCATGATGAAGTCTAGCGCATCGCGCGTACTGGCAAGATCGGGCGCGAAACCGCCCTCATCTCCGACTGCCGTCGCAAGGCCCTTCTGCGACAGGTTCTTCTTCAGCGTATGGAAAATCTCGGCACCCCAGCGCACGGCCTCGGCAAGGCTGTCGGCGCCCACCGGCATGACCATGAATTCCTGGATGTCGATCGGGTTGTCGGCATGCTCGCCGCCATTGATGATGTTCATCATCGGCACCGGCAGCACGTGGGCCGAAACACCGCCGATATAGGAATAGAGCGGCAGGCCGCGCGCGTTGGCCGCCGCCTTGGCAACCGCCATGCTGGTGCCGAGGATCGCGTTGGCGCCAAGGCGGCCCTTGTTCGCGGTATCGTCGAGCGCGATCATGGCAAGGTCGATGTCGCGCTGGTCCTCGGCATCGAAATTGCCGATCAGCAGGTCGCGGATTTCGCCATTGGTGGCATCGACCGCCTTCAGCACGCCCTTGCCGAGATAGCGGGACTTGTCGCCGTCACGCAGTTCGACCGCCTCGTGCGCGCCGGTCGAGGCACCCGAGGGCACTGCCGCGCGGCCGAAGCTTCCGTCTTCGAGGAGCACGTCGACTTCGACAGTCGGATTGCCACGGCTGTCGAGAATTTCGCGGGCGTGGATGTCGATGATCGCGGTCATTTGGAACGAACTCCTCGGCAGGGTGTTGTAATAATGTAGGACACCACTAGATTGGGTCTGCGGGCAGCGCTCTATGCGCCGGAACATGTCGGTGCAAGCCGCGTTGCAAAAAGGAAAGCCGGGTCTTGCCTGATACCCGGAATGAATAGGTATTTGACGGGAAGGACAGGCTGATGGCCGCAGACAAGAAGACGACTGGTTCCAAGAAGCGAACCACCACCGCACCGCAGAAATCAACCACCCGGAAAAAGCCCGTGAAAACGGTAGCCAAGAAGGGTGCAGCAAAGGAGAAGGCGCCCGTGACCAACACCGCCACCGACAACAACGACACCACCACCGGCACTGCGCATCGCGCCGAAGCCAAGAGCCGGTTCAATGCCGCTCTCGAAGAAGCCAAGGCCGGCGCTGCCGCGCTGCGCGCCGAAGGCAAGGAGCGCGCCGCCGCCTATCGCGGCCAGGCCAAGGGCAAGGGCGAGGACTGGGTTGCCGAAGCCAAGACCTACGGCACCGAAGCCCGCGTCAAGGGCAAGGAACTCGCCACCGAAGGCAAGGCGAAGACCAGCGAAGGCCTGCGTGCGCTCAGCCGCACGATCAGCGACAATGCCTACCAGGTCGATGAAAAGCTTGGTTCGAAGTACGGCGAATACGCCCGCACCGCGTCCAAGTCGCTCGACGACTATGCCGGCAAGCTCGACGACAAGAGCGTCGACGACCTTGTCGAGGACGGCCGCGAATTCGTCCGCAAGAGCCCGGGACTGGCCATCGGTATTGCAGCCGCTGCCGGTTTCATGCTTTCTCGCCTCTTCCGTCGCTGATCAGTGACAAGAGGGGGCTCGATGCTGGAAGAACAAGAGCGCGATAAAGCGCCGTACAACGGGCCGGTCGACCTGCCCGACAGTTACGAGTCCGAGGATGACGACCTAGAACCGCACGGTCCGTCGCTGACGGATGACATCATGGCCCTGCTGGAAGACGGCAGGACCTATGCCGAGGCCGAAATGGCCTACCAGAAAAGCCGTGCGAGCTTTGCCGCAAACCGTCTCAAGGGCGCCATTGCTTTCGGGCTTGGCGCCTTTGGCGTTTTGCACCTCGCACTTATTGCCATGACTGTGGGTCTAGTAATCGCGCTGGTACCGCTGGTCGGCCCGTGGATTGCCACAGCGATCGTAACCGCCGCGCTGATCGGGCTGGGGCTGCTGTTCCTCAGCCTGTTGAAGACCCGCATCGACGAGATCCGCGATGCATTTTCGGACAATGGCGATGAGTAATCGCAAGGCCCGGATGCTGGCCGATCGCCACCTGCGCGATTCCGCCCGCGCGTTGGTCGAGGCAGATATCGAGAACCTGAAAGTCGGCTTCAACCAGAAGTCGCTCGGCGAACGCGCCTTCGACCGCGTTCGTGAAGGGGCGATCGACGTCTACGAAGAAGCGGTCGATGTGGCGGAAAACAACAAGGGCGCCCTCGCCGCCCTGCTCGCTGCCGTCATCGTATGGTTCGCGCGCAACCCGCTGCTGTCCTTGCTCGGGCTTGGCGAGGAAGAAGAGGACGAAGAGTCCCTATCAGACGACGAATAGACGGAACGGCCCCCCAGGCTGAACCGTTGGTTCGATGCACACCAGATTTCGGAGAAACCCCATGGCAAACAAGGCCACCAACAACGTCACCCCCATCAGCGCCGACAGCCAGCTCAGCGATGCCGAAAAGCGCGAACAGCTCCGCGCCCGCATCGCTGCAGGTGAGCGTCGCAACAGTGAACGTTCCTTCGCCGACCAGGCCAAGGATGTCGCGGACAGCGCAGTGGACTTCGCGAAGAAGCATCCGATCGCGACCGTTGCAGGCGCCG
This genomic interval carries:
- a CDS encoding phage holin family protein, with product MLEEQERDKAPYNGPVDLPDSYESEDDDLEPHGPSLTDDIMALLEDGRTYAEAEMAYQKSRASFAANRLKGAIAFGLGAFGVLHLALIAMTVGLVIALVPLVGPWIATAIVTAALIGLGLLFLSLLKTRIDEIRDAFSDNGDE